From Algoriphagus sp. NG3, the proteins below share one genomic window:
- a CDS encoding 1-aminocyclopropane-1-carboxylate deaminase/D-cysteine desulfhydrase: MLHPDPIPTHFITHSLLEEKEIELAIKRLDLVHPEVSGNKFFKLKYNLEKAKSAEKTKILTFGGAFSNHIYATSQAAKAQGLESIGLIRGEEAQPLNHTLSSAKEAGMQLHFIDRTTYRKKTEPEFLAGLKEKFGDFYLIPEGGTNGLAIQGTSEILGSEDQQFSFICSSIGTGGTFSGLYASLSEKQILLGFSSLKGEFIHYEISDLIGEYQLGSQGSYEIFTNYHFGGYAKHKQELIDFIWWFYESFGIALDPIYTGKMAFGLWELICTGYFPKGSKILMIHTGGLQGNIGFTERTGIMLP; this comes from the coding sequence ATGCTCCACCCCGATCCAATTCCCACACATTTTATCACACATTCTTTGTTGGAGGAAAAGGAAATCGAATTGGCAATTAAACGCTTGGACTTAGTCCATCCGGAGGTTTCCGGAAATAAATTTTTCAAACTCAAATACAATCTGGAAAAAGCAAAATCAGCAGAAAAAACTAAGATTCTGACTTTTGGAGGGGCTTTTTCGAATCATATCTATGCAACTTCCCAAGCCGCAAAAGCTCAGGGACTTGAATCCATCGGGCTGATCAGGGGAGAAGAAGCCCAACCTTTAAACCATACGCTTTCCAGTGCCAAAGAAGCAGGGATGCAACTTCACTTTATCGATAGGACCACCTACAGAAAAAAAACAGAGCCTGAATTTCTAGCAGGTCTGAAAGAGAAGTTCGGGGATTTTTATTTGATCCCGGAAGGCGGCACCAACGGATTGGCGATCCAGGGAACCTCCGAAATCCTTGGCTCTGAAGATCAGCAATTCTCATTTATCTGCTCCTCTATCGGCACCGGAGGGACTTTCTCAGGACTGTATGCTTCACTTTCTGAAAAGCAAATACTCCTCGGCTTCTCTTCTCTAAAGGGAGAATTTATACATTATGAAATCTCTGATCTGATTGGTGAATATCAGCTAGGCAGTCAAGGATCGTATGAGATTTTTACTAATTACCACTTTGGCGGCTATGCCAAACACAAGCAAGAATTGATTGATTTCATCTGGTGGTTTTACGAGAGTTTCGGGATTGCGCTTGACCCTATTTATACTGGAAAAATGGCCTTTGGACTCTGGGAGCTTATATGTACGGGCTATTTCCCAAAAGGCTCCAAAATCCTGATGATCCACACCGGAGGGCTTCAGGGAAATATAGGATTTACGGAAAGGACAGGGATAATGCTTCCTTGA
- a CDS encoding RluA family pseudouridine synthase gives MSMHPEEDFDEEELDLYEHFKFVIDKGQTPIRIDKFLTGKIAFATRNKIQQAIDAGAIQVNGESIKGSYKIKPMDDIRVLMGRPPRDTEVVPEDIPLDFVYEDKHLLVVNKPAGMVVHPAHGNWSGTLVNGLVHHFQHLPEMKGNEGRPGLVHRIDKDTSGLLVIAKAEDVMTHLAKQFFHHTIERTYMALVWGEPEEDEGTVIGHVGRSAKNRKVMDVYPDGSQGKHAVTHWKVLKRLRYVSLIQCNLETGRTHQIRAHMKYLGHPLFNDAMYGGDKIRKGTQFSKYKTFVHNAFELLPRQALHAKSLGFIHPVSNEKLFFEAPLPEDFQSVLDKWENYVNFE, from the coding sequence ATGAGCATGCACCCAGAGGAAGATTTTGACGAGGAAGAATTAGACCTATACGAGCATTTTAAGTTTGTGATCGACAAGGGTCAGACTCCTATCAGGATTGATAAGTTTTTAACAGGAAAAATAGCTTTTGCCACACGGAATAAGATACAGCAAGCCATAGATGCGGGCGCAATCCAGGTAAACGGAGAGTCAATCAAGGGCAGTTACAAGATAAAGCCAATGGACGATATCCGGGTACTGATGGGAAGGCCTCCGCGTGACACTGAAGTGGTGCCGGAAGATATCCCGCTTGATTTTGTCTATGAGGATAAGCATCTCTTGGTGGTGAATAAACCAGCAGGGATGGTGGTGCATCCTGCCCATGGCAATTGGTCTGGGACACTGGTGAATGGATTGGTGCATCATTTTCAGCATCTACCGGAGATGAAGGGCAATGAAGGCCGCCCTGGACTGGTGCATAGAATCGACAAGGATACTTCGGGACTTCTTGTGATTGCTAAAGCTGAGGATGTTATGACACATCTGGCTAAGCAGTTTTTTCATCATACCATTGAGCGGACGTATATGGCCTTGGTGTGGGGAGAGCCGGAAGAGGATGAAGGTACGGTCATTGGCCATGTGGGTCGCAGTGCCAAGAACCGTAAGGTAATGGATGTGTATCCTGACGGCAGCCAGGGCAAACATGCGGTAACCCACTGGAAAGTATTGAAAAGGCTGAGGTATGTGTCACTGATCCAGTGTAATCTGGAGACTGGAAGAACCCATCAGATCCGGGCACACATGAAATACCTGGGACATCCGCTTTTCAATGATGCCATGTACGGAGGGGATAAAATCCGCAAGGGAACCCAATTCTCTAAATATAAAACCTTCGTACACAATGCATTTGAGCTTTTGCCCCGTCAAGCCCTCCATGCGAAGTCGCTAGGTTTTATTCACCCGGTTTCTAATGAAAAGTTATTTTTCGAGGCTCCTTTGCCAGAAGATTTTCAGTCGGTTTTGGATAAGTGGGAGAACTACGTAAATTTTGAATAG